Proteins co-encoded in one Saprospira grandis genomic window:
- a CDS encoding FAD-binding oxidoreductase, giving the protein MSIKRRILSEAEKEALAQFVAPENAASAQDVLAQYGQDHTEDLCFLAEILLKPAQLEELQAIVRYCWENEIPITPRGAGTGLAGGALPVAGGVLLSMENFNQIVEIDEENLQVTVEAGVITEELQNTLAEKGLYYPPDPASRGWSFIGGNIATNAGGPRALKYGVVKDYVLNLQLVLADGSVIWTGANTLKNSTGFNLTQLIVGSEGCLGIVVRAVLRLIPLPSKRLLMLAPFRSAEGACAAVSAIFRAGITPSALEFMERAAIDRAIEYMGGSPLPLPEETAAQLIIEVDGHYLEPLYADCEKIQEVLDQFDCIELLFADNEEQQRQIWQSRRNVGQAVKSHSIYKEEDTVVPRAKLPQLLAGVKEIGAKYGFSSICYGHAGDGNLHVNIIKGQLSEDAWQNELPKGIREIFELTTSLGGTISGEHGIGLVQRPYMDIAFAPSALQLLKNIKASFDPKGILNPYKVL; this is encoded by the coding sequence ATGAGCATCAAGAGAAGAATCCTTTCGGAGGCCGAAAAAGAGGCCTTAGCCCAGTTTGTGGCCCCCGAAAATGCAGCAAGCGCCCAAGACGTCTTGGCCCAATATGGTCAGGACCATACCGAAGACCTTTGTTTTCTGGCCGAAATCCTATTGAAACCCGCCCAACTCGAAGAACTGCAGGCTATTGTTCGTTATTGTTGGGAAAATGAGATCCCCATTACGCCCAGAGGAGCTGGAACGGGCCTAGCGGGTGGCGCCCTGCCTGTAGCTGGGGGCGTTTTGCTGAGCATGGAAAACTTCAATCAGATTGTAGAGATCGATGAGGAGAATTTGCAAGTTACGGTAGAGGCTGGCGTCATTACGGAAGAGCTACAAAATACCCTGGCCGAAAAAGGCCTCTATTATCCACCCGATCCAGCCAGCAGAGGCTGGTCATTTATTGGGGGAAATATTGCGACCAATGCGGGCGGTCCCCGCGCCCTAAAGTATGGGGTGGTTAAGGACTATGTGCTCAATCTGCAACTGGTCTTGGCCGATGGCTCAGTCATTTGGACCGGCGCCAACACCCTCAAAAACTCGACGGGTTTTAATTTGACCCAATTGATTGTGGGGAGTGAGGGTTGTTTGGGCATTGTGGTTCGGGCGGTGCTTCGCCTGATCCCCTTGCCCAGCAAACGCTTATTGATGTTGGCCCCATTTCGCTCGGCAGAAGGGGCTTGCGCGGCAGTTTCCGCTATTTTTCGGGCGGGAATTACCCCCTCGGCCCTAGAATTTATGGAACGGGCGGCTATAGATCGAGCCATTGAATACATGGGCGGCAGCCCTTTGCCCCTTCCAGAAGAAACGGCGGCCCAACTCATTATTGAGGTAGATGGGCATTATCTAGAGCCCCTTTATGCTGATTGCGAGAAGATTCAGGAAGTCTTGGACCAATTTGATTGCATAGAACTGCTTTTTGCCGACAATGAGGAGCAGCAGCGGCAAATTTGGCAAAGTCGGCGCAATGTCGGGCAGGCCGTAAAAAGTCACTCTATATATAAGGAGGAAGATACGGTGGTCCCCAGGGCCAAATTGCCCCAACTTTTGGCGGGCGTAAAAGAGATTGGCGCAAAATATGGCTTTAGCTCCATCTGCTACGGCCATGCCGGCGATGGCAATTTACACGTTAATATTATTAAGGGCCAATTGAGCGAAGACGCTTGGCAAAATGAGCTGCCCAAGGGCATCCGAGAAATCTTTGAGCTGACCACTAGTTTGGGTGGCACCATTTCTGGAGAGCACGGCATCGGTTTGGTACAGCGCCCTTATATGGACATTGCTTTTGCGCCCAGCGCGCTGCAACTACTCAAAAATATTAAGGCGAGTTTTGACCCCAAAGGCATTCTCAATCCGTATAAAGTACTTTAG
- the argH gene encoding argininosuccinate lyase, whose protein sequence is MKLWQKDGVAVSKEIERFTIGKDRELDLLLAKHDVRGTLAHIQMLESIDLLGSQELPILQAELRKIHAEIEAGNFEIEEGIEDVHSQVELLLSRRLGDLGKKIHSGRSRNDQVLLDLKLFIRAEIQELVELVVPLFHTLLQQSEKYKEVLLPGYTHYQVAMPSSFGLWFAAYAESLVDDLLVLQAAFKVANKNPLGSAAGYGSSFPLDRQMTTDLLGFDSLNYNVVYAQMGRGKTERLVAEALASIAGTLAKMAQDVCLYISQNFGFISFPTSLTTGSSIMPHKKNPDVFELIRAKCNKIMALPNEIMLITANLASGYHRDLQIIKESFLPVFAEIKDCVAITDYSLQQIKVKQNILDQEKYRYLFSVEVVNQMVLEGMTFRDAYKKIGEDIEAGQFEPSRDIQHQHEGSIGNLCNDKIETLMQSTLKGFSFDKIEAALAALLSD, encoded by the coding sequence ATGAAGCTTTGGCAGAAAGATGGCGTGGCGGTGTCTAAGGAAATTGAACGTTTTACGATTGGCAAGGACCGAGAACTGGACCTCCTTTTGGCCAAACATGATGTTCGTGGAACATTAGCACATATTCAGATGCTAGAAAGCATCGATCTTCTAGGCAGCCAAGAGCTGCCTATTTTGCAGGCAGAACTCCGTAAAATACATGCAGAAATAGAAGCGGGGAATTTTGAGATAGAAGAGGGGATAGAGGATGTACATTCTCAGGTAGAGCTTTTATTGAGTCGAAGATTGGGTGATTTGGGCAAGAAGATTCATTCGGGCCGTTCGCGCAATGACCAAGTATTGTTGGACCTCAAGTTGTTCATTAGAGCGGAGATTCAGGAATTGGTGGAACTCGTGGTTCCGCTTTTTCATACCTTATTACAGCAGAGTGAAAAATACAAAGAGGTCTTATTGCCAGGCTACACGCATTATCAGGTAGCCATGCCTTCTTCTTTTGGGCTTTGGTTTGCGGCCTATGCCGAGAGTTTGGTCGATGATCTTTTAGTTTTGCAGGCGGCCTTTAAGGTAGCGAATAAAAACCCATTGGGATCGGCTGCGGGATATGGTTCTTCTTTTCCTTTGGACCGTCAGATGACCACTGATTTATTAGGTTTTGATAGTTTGAACTACAATGTGGTCTATGCCCAGATGGGGCGGGGCAAAACCGAGCGTTTGGTAGCCGAAGCCTTGGCCTCCATTGCGGGGACCTTGGCCAAGATGGCGCAGGATGTTTGTCTATATATTAGTCAGAACTTTGGCTTCATTAGCTTTCCGACTAGTTTGACCACGGGCTCGAGCATTATGCCGCACAAAAAGAATCCCGATGTCTTTGAGTTGATTCGGGCCAAGTGCAATAAGATCATGGCCTTGCCCAATGAGATCATGTTGATCACGGCCAATCTGGCTTCGGGCTATCATCGAGACCTACAGATCATCAAAGAGAGCTTCTTGCCGGTATTTGCGGAGATCAAAGATTGCGTAGCGATCACGGATTATAGTTTACAGCAGATAAAGGTCAAGCAAAACATTTTGGACCAAGAGAAGTATCGCTATCTCTTTTCTGTAGAAGTGGTCAATCAGATGGTTTTGGAGGGGATGACCTTCCGAGATGCCTATAAAAAGATTGGGGAAGACATTGAGGCGGGGCAATTTGAGCCGAGTCGAGATATTCAGCATCAGCATGAGGGCAGCATTGGTAATTTGTGTAATGATAAGATTGAGACCTTGATGCAGTCTACGCTCAAGGGCTTTTCATTCGATAAAATTGAGGCGGCATTGGCGGCCCTACTTAGCGATTAA
- a CDS encoding ClpP family protease has product MFDQNEFKKYAVKHLNMDSLHLEQYAQQSTRGMMPRIPQIGNFTPNVIEERQMNVAAVDVFSRLMMDRIIFLGVGINDYVANVVQAQLLFLESTDPKRDVQIFVNSPGGSVIAGLGIYDTMQYIAPDVATICTGLAASMGAVLLAAGEKGKRSCLPHSRVMIHQPLGGMQGQVSDMEISYKLIKELQKELYDILASHTGQPYDVIEKDCDRDNWMRANAAKEYGLVDEVLSRQK; this is encoded by the coding sequence ATGTTTGATCAAAATGAATTTAAGAAGTACGCTGTCAAGCATCTTAATATGGACAGCCTACACCTAGAACAATACGCACAGCAATCTACTCGCGGCATGATGCCTCGCATCCCTCAAATTGGCAACTTTACGCCCAATGTGATTGAGGAGCGCCAAATGAATGTAGCTGCCGTAGACGTTTTCTCTCGCCTGATGATGGACCGCATTATCTTTCTTGGCGTAGGCATCAACGATTATGTAGCCAATGTGGTGCAAGCGCAGTTGCTTTTCTTGGAGTCTACCGACCCCAAAAGAGATGTGCAGATTTTTGTCAATAGCCCCGGTGGCTCTGTGATCGCAGGTCTAGGGATTTATGACACTATGCAGTATATTGCCCCCGATGTGGCCACAATTTGTACCGGTTTGGCGGCCTCTATGGGCGCTGTACTTTTGGCCGCTGGAGAAAAAGGAAAACGGAGCTGTTTGCCTCACTCTAGAGTGATGATCCACCAGCCTTTGGGCGGTATGCAAGGACAGGTTTCTGATATGGAAATCTCTTACAAATTGATCAAAGAGCTCCAAAAAGAACTCTATGACATTTTAGCTAGCCATACGGGCCAACCCTATGATGTAATTGAAAAAGATTGTGACCGTGACAACTGGATGCGCGCCAATGCCGCTAAAGAATACGGCCTGGTGGATGAAGTACTCAGCCGCCAAAAATAA
- the clpX gene encoding ATP-dependent Clp protease ATP-binding subunit ClpX: MSKKQKEPHCSFCQRPKSEAQMLIAGIEGYICEFCVEQAHAIISEELLQPKGETFDAEALPELLRPMDIKAHLDQYVIGQEQSKKILAVAVYNHYKRIREEAKHQKKIQEEEIVEVEKSNVIMVGRTGTGKTLLAKTIAKMLNVPFTIVDATVFTQAGYVGEDVESMLTRLLQACDYDVAAAERGIVYIDEIDKIARKGDNPSITRDVSGEGVQQSLLKMLEGTDVLVPPQGGHKHPEQKMVKLNTKNILFICGGAFAGVEKNIARRINSQVIGFAKEEEERVDREDLLQFVSHHDLKSFGLIPELLGRMPVLTYLNPLDRATLRSILTEPKNALIRQYQRLFELEGIRLEIEEAALDFIVDKTLDYNLGARGLRSICEAIMTDAMFELPSQEVDEFILTLDYAKEKLSKRKLASMSAA, translated from the coding sequence ATGTCTAAAAAACAAAAAGAACCCCACTGCTCTTTTTGCCAACGCCCCAAGTCTGAGGCCCAAATGCTAATCGCTGGCATCGAAGGCTATATCTGTGAGTTTTGTGTAGAGCAAGCCCATGCCATTATTAGCGAAGAACTGTTGCAGCCCAAAGGCGAAACATTTGACGCAGAAGCCCTGCCCGAACTGCTCCGCCCAATGGATATTAAGGCGCATCTGGACCAATACGTGATTGGCCAAGAACAAAGTAAAAAGATTCTGGCCGTGGCCGTTTATAACCACTATAAACGCATCCGCGAAGAAGCTAAACACCAAAAGAAAATCCAAGAAGAGGAGATCGTAGAGGTCGAAAAATCTAATGTGATTATGGTCGGCCGTACCGGAACAGGAAAAACCCTGCTGGCCAAAACAATCGCCAAAATGCTTAATGTCCCCTTCACGATCGTCGATGCCACCGTCTTTACTCAAGCCGGCTATGTGGGCGAAGATGTGGAAAGTATGCTGACCCGCCTCTTGCAAGCTTGCGACTATGATGTGGCCGCCGCTGAAAGAGGAATTGTCTATATCGACGAAATTGATAAAATTGCCCGCAAAGGCGATAATCCCTCTATCACTAGAGATGTTTCTGGCGAAGGCGTGCAGCAATCACTGCTCAAAATGCTAGAAGGTACCGATGTTTTGGTTCCCCCTCAAGGTGGCCACAAACATCCAGAACAAAAAATGGTGAAACTCAATACCAAAAATATTCTCTTTATCTGTGGCGGCGCTTTTGCCGGCGTAGAAAAAAATATCGCCCGAAGAATCAATAGCCAAGTCATTGGCTTTGCTAAGGAAGAGGAGGAAAGAGTGGACCGCGAAGATCTCTTGCAGTTCGTTAGCCATCATGACCTCAAGTCTTTTGGCCTTATTCCCGAATTGCTCGGCCGAATGCCCGTGCTCACTTACCTCAACCCCCTCGATCGTGCGACCCTGCGCTCTATTCTCACAGAGCCCAAAAATGCCCTGATCAGACAATATCAACGCTTATTCGAACTCGAAGGAATCCGCCTCGAAATTGAAGAAGCTGCCCTCGATTTTATCGTGGACAAAACCCTAGATTATAATCTCGGCGCCCGTGGCCTCCGCTCTATCTGCGAAGCCATTATGACCGATGCCATGTTTGAGTTGCCCTCGCAAGAGGTCGATGAGTTTATCCTAACGCTCGATTATGCCAAGGAAAAACTCAGCAAACGCAAGCTAGCTAGCATGAGCGCCGCCTAA
- the gpmI gene encoding 2,3-bisphosphoglycerate-independent phosphoglycerate mutase: MSTFQRFALVILDGWGLGPDPQRSALAQANTPFINSLLRNYPNSQLTTFGQAVGLPKGQMGNSEVGHIHLGAGRVVYQELTRINKEIVEGRFFEQKQLKAAMQASKASKLHLVGLLSDGGVHAHIDHLKALSQMAKEEGLEKVFIHAITDGRDTAPDGGKQFIQELENSIAQHPSQIASVIGRYYAMDRDQRWERTQKAYALWTQGQGTAVNSAQEAIEKSYAAGQSDEFVEAYYMQDDKGQPLAQIEAGDVVIFYNFRTDRPRQICRALVEEAFPNEGMQPLDISLYSMTRYDESFQKTQVIYEKQDLSQTLGECLAQAGKSQIRIAETEKYPHVTFFFNGGREEPYPKERRIIIPSPKVATYDLQPEMSAYPLTNRIIEELKDQEPDFLCLNYANADMVGHTGVFEAAIKAAEAVDECLQKLVHQLIQQNYGMIILADHGNSDYMINDDGSPHTAHTTNPVPCIFVAKDVDNYQIKDGSLADIAPTILAAMNLPVPELMQGQNLLTND, from the coding sequence ATGTCTACTTTTCAACGTTTTGCCTTAGTCATTCTAGACGGTTGGGGCCTTGGCCCAGACCCCCAGCGTAGCGCTTTGGCCCAAGCAAATACGCCTTTCATTAATAGCCTGTTGCGCAATTATCCCAATAGCCAATTGACTACTTTTGGGCAGGCCGTTGGCCTGCCCAAAGGCCAAATGGGCAACTCCGAAGTGGGACATATTCACTTGGGCGCAGGCCGTGTGGTTTATCAAGAACTCACAAGAATCAATAAAGAAATTGTAGAGGGCCGTTTCTTTGAGCAAAAACAACTCAAAGCCGCTATGCAAGCGAGCAAAGCCTCTAAATTGCATTTAGTGGGCCTCCTCTCCGATGGTGGGGTGCATGCCCATATCGACCACCTCAAGGCACTCTCCCAAATGGCCAAGGAAGAAGGCCTCGAAAAGGTATTTATTCACGCTATTACCGATGGCCGAGATACCGCCCCCGATGGCGGTAAACAATTTATTCAAGAGCTAGAAAATAGCATCGCCCAACACCCTAGCCAAATCGCCTCTGTTATTGGTCGCTATTATGCTATGGACCGAGACCAGCGCTGGGAACGTACCCAAAAAGCCTATGCGCTCTGGACCCAAGGCCAAGGTACTGCCGTAAACTCTGCCCAAGAAGCTATCGAAAAGAGTTATGCAGCCGGCCAAAGCGATGAGTTTGTCGAGGCTTATTATATGCAAGATGACAAAGGCCAACCCTTGGCCCAAATTGAAGCGGGAGATGTAGTCATTTTCTATAATTTCCGCACCGACCGCCCCCGCCAAATTTGCCGCGCTTTGGTCGAAGAGGCCTTCCCAAATGAAGGAATGCAGCCCCTAGATATTAGTTTGTATAGCATGACCCGCTATGACGAAAGTTTTCAGAAAACTCAAGTCATTTATGAAAAGCAAGATCTTAGTCAAACCTTAGGCGAATGTCTGGCCCAGGCCGGCAAAAGCCAAATCCGCATTGCCGAAACCGAAAAGTATCCGCATGTCACTTTCTTTTTTAATGGAGGCCGAGAAGAGCCTTACCCCAAAGAAAGACGGATCATTATCCCTTCGCCCAAAGTGGCCACCTACGATTTGCAGCCAGAAATGAGCGCTTATCCGCTCACCAACCGCATTATTGAGGAACTCAAAGACCAAGAACCCGATTTCCTTTGCCTCAATTATGCCAATGCCGATATGGTGGGCCATACTGGCGTTTTTGAGGCCGCTATCAAAGCTGCCGAGGCGGTAGATGAATGTCTACAAAAGTTGGTACATCAGCTTATCCAACAAAATTATGGGATGATTATTCTGGCCGATCATGGGAACTCTGATTATATGATTAATGATGATGGCAGTCCACATACGGCCCATACCACCAATCCCGTTCCCTGTATTTTTGTGGCCAAAGATGTCGATAACTACCAAATCAAAGATGGGAGCTTGGCCGATATTGCCCCCACAATTTTAGCGGCAATGAACTTGCCCGTTCCCGAGCTGATGCAGGGCCAAAACTTATTGACAAACGATTAG
- a CDS encoding cell division protein FtsX, producing the protein MPLAAAKKEQNLYPKKGRHNSYAFLALSLLLYLLGGLLLLSTYGQSSLKQLRESIPFYIELADGANEAEVFRFQKELASQDYIKEGSLQYISKEEALEEMLADGDLKEEDILVLGENLLPNAISFQMKSEALGQYAKQLEALEKEDFVVEVSYAKTPLLGGEDWLSRLSWLSSIFVLFFVLLALTLLRHHLRLQLLSNREQIELLQIVGANPDFLRRPFLQKSIYNGLYCGALASLALLLSIWALGFWPYLSFGALLSNSLLLLAFGLGISWLSSWYSLKKYLAQPLSFWSQEQK; encoded by the coding sequence ATGCCTTTAGCTGCTGCCAAAAAAGAACAAAATTTATATCCCAAAAAGGGCCGCCACAATAGCTACGCCTTTTTGGCCCTTAGTCTGCTGCTCTATTTGTTGGGTGGACTGCTTTTGCTATCTACCTATGGTCAATCGAGCCTCAAACAACTGCGAGAAAGTATTCCCTTTTATATAGAATTGGCCGATGGGGCCAATGAGGCCGAGGTCTTCCGCTTCCAAAAGGAGCTGGCTAGTCAAGATTATATTAAAGAGGGGAGTTTGCAGTATATTTCTAAAGAAGAAGCCCTAGAAGAGATGTTGGCTGATGGCGACCTCAAAGAGGAAGACATTTTGGTCCTTGGCGAAAACCTTTTGCCCAACGCCATTAGCTTTCAGATGAAGAGCGAAGCTTTGGGCCAATATGCCAAACAGCTAGAAGCCTTGGAAAAAGAGGACTTTGTGGTAGAGGTAAGCTATGCAAAAACTCCTTTGTTGGGCGGAGAAGATTGGCTGAGCCGCCTGAGTTGGCTGAGCAGTATTTTTGTCCTCTTTTTTGTTTTGCTGGCCCTCACACTGCTGCGGCATCATCTGCGGTTGCAGCTACTCAGCAACCGAGAACAAATTGAATTACTGCAAATTGTTGGGGCCAATCCCGATTTTTTGCGCCGCCCTTTTTTGCAAAAAAGTATTTATAATGGCTTATATTGCGGGGCCTTGGCCAGTCTTGCCCTCTTATTGAGCATTTGGGCCTTGGGATTTTGGCCCTACCTCAGTTTTGGCGCTCTCCTCAGCAATAGTTTGTTGCTTTTGGCCTTTGGCCTGGGGATTTCCTGGCTAAGCAGTTGGTATAGCTTAAAAAAATATTTGGCCCAACCCCTTTCTTTTTGGAGCCAAGAACAAAAATAA
- a CDS encoding DUF3098 domain-containing protein, whose amino-acid sequence MSRRTKKEQPELLYGKKHYMMMGAAVLLVIVGFFLMSGGGMEDPNVWKAEEIYSFRRITLAPFVVLLGLGVFAYALFFQTPEDKAAEQAYQEQYPAEEIEAPKTI is encoded by the coding sequence ATGAGTAGAAGAACTAAAAAAGAGCAGCCAGAGCTGCTATATGGTAAAAAACATTATATGATGATGGGCGCTGCCGTTTTGTTGGTCATCGTCGGCTTTTTCCTTATGTCTGGTGGCGGAATGGAAGACCCCAATGTTTGGAAAGCCGAAGAAATCTATAGCTTCCGCCGAATTACGCTGGCTCCTTTTGTGGTCCTTTTGGGCTTGGGTGTTTTTGCCTATGCGCTATTTTTCCAAACGCCAGAAGATAAGGCGGCAGAGCAGGCTTATCAAGAGCAGTATCCTGCAGAAGAAATAGAAGCGCCCAAAACGATTTAG
- a CDS encoding undecaprenyl-diphosphate phosphatase, protein MENYIYNIILGIVQGLTEYLPVSSSGHIELAKYFLGYTPKDSLTLSVVLHVATVISTLIVLWKEVARVLKGLFQFAWNEELQFSLKVVISMLPAAVVGLLFDEQIEQLFEGQIILVGGMLWLTGALLFLADRAKMTNKKVSYKDAFLIGLSQAVALLPGVSRSGSTISTSVLLKIDKEEAARFSFLMVIPLILGKLAKDLLSGDLELNTAESLPLLAGFFAALIVGVFACSWMLNLVKKGKLLYFSIYCFVVGGLAILAKLFLG, encoded by the coding sequence ATGGAAAACTACATCTACAACATCATTCTAGGCATTGTACAGGGCCTAACCGAATACCTACCTGTGAGCAGTAGCGGCCATATTGAGCTGGCCAAATATTTTTTGGGTTATACGCCAAAAGACAGCCTGACCCTATCGGTCGTTTTGCATGTGGCCACCGTGATTAGTACCTTGATTGTGCTTTGGAAAGAAGTGGCGAGGGTGCTCAAGGGGCTCTTTCAGTTTGCTTGGAATGAAGAGCTGCAGTTTTCGCTCAAAGTGGTCATTTCTATGTTGCCAGCGGCAGTAGTGGGCCTCTTATTCGATGAGCAAATCGAGCAACTTTTTGAGGGACAAATTATTTTGGTGGGTGGCATGCTTTGGCTAACGGGAGCTTTACTCTTTTTGGCGGATCGGGCAAAAATGACCAACAAAAAAGTGAGTTATAAAGATGCCTTTTTGATTGGTTTATCTCAGGCCGTGGCGCTTTTGCCGGGAGTTTCTCGCTCGGGTTCTACGATTTCGACCTCCGTTTTGCTCAAAATTGACAAAGAAGAGGCGGCTCGTTTTTCCTTCCTCATGGTCATTCCCTTAATTTTGGGCAAGCTGGCTAAAGATTTGCTCAGTGGAGATTTAGAGCTAAATACAGCAGAGAGTTTACCTTTGTTGGCGGGCTTTTTTGCGGCCTTGATTGTGGGTGTTTTTGCCTGTAGCTGGATGCTCAACTTGGTCAAAAAAGGGAAATTGCTCTATTTTTCTATTTATTGCTTTGTTGTGGGAGGGCTAGCTATCTTGGCCAAATTGTTCCTGGGCTAG
- a CDS encoding vWA domain-containing protein — MSQKILDELAKTSIQLMLKEAFYGHFFSSLLRDVSQDTESMALRLGGSQMLKLLVNPSYWEEKLKGATPKQTAALRYGAIKHQILHIVFKHILRARDFGNKQLYGIAADLAVNQYIDSDQLEEEAIRLEDFPDFSLERGQSLDYYYKRLSDELEEMMNGGGGSEENDEFNSAQQKLQALLEEEHPHLEQHAFWDDIQQQSPSEQKIIEAFVNDAIQNSLERLKTRNYTNLPAQLQEYLDQLMKSLQPSINWRRTLRLFAASSSRTRIRNTIKKPSKRYGTSPGIKIQRKQKIGVALDSSGSVNQEELQLFFSELYHIWKQGAEIMVVECDVDIQRIYPYRGRTPELVQGRGGTRFDAPIKWANEDYRPDALIYFTDGFAAKPEVRCRVPLLWMISPNGLGTENWESLPGRKVKMQSKGGF, encoded by the coding sequence ATGTCTCAAAAAATACTTGATGAATTAGCCAAAACGAGCATTCAGCTGATGCTGAAAGAGGCTTTTTATGGTCATTTTTTCTCTTCTTTATTGCGAGATGTCAGTCAGGATACCGAAAGCATGGCCCTGCGTTTGGGCGGCAGCCAAATGCTCAAGCTCTTGGTAAACCCTAGCTATTGGGAGGAAAAGCTCAAGGGGGCAACGCCCAAGCAAACCGCGGCACTGCGTTATGGGGCCATCAAGCATCAGATTTTACATATTGTGTTTAAGCATATTTTGCGGGCCAGGGATTTTGGGAACAAGCAACTCTATGGCATTGCCGCCGATTTGGCCGTCAACCAATATATTGATTCGGACCAATTGGAAGAAGAAGCTATACGTTTAGAAGATTTTCCCGATTTCTCGCTAGAGCGGGGCCAAAGCCTAGATTACTACTACAAACGCCTATCTGATGAACTAGAAGAGATGATGAATGGGGGAGGAGGTAGCGAAGAAAATGATGAATTTAACTCGGCCCAACAAAAGTTGCAGGCGCTTTTAGAAGAGGAACACCCCCATTTGGAGCAGCATGCTTTTTGGGATGATATTCAGCAGCAGAGCCCCTCGGAGCAAAAAATTATAGAGGCCTTTGTCAATGATGCCATCCAAAATAGCTTAGAGCGCTTAAAGACGAGAAATTACACGAATTTGCCGGCCCAATTGCAGGAGTATTTGGACCAACTGATGAAGAGTTTGCAGCCCAGCATCAATTGGCGCAGAACCCTGCGGCTTTTTGCGGCATCTAGTAGCCGAACCCGCATCAGAAACACGATCAAAAAGCCCTCTAAGCGCTATGGGACAAGCCCCGGAATTAAGATTCAGCGCAAACAAAAAATTGGGGTGGCCCTAGATAGCTCGGGCTCCGTCAATCAAGAAGAATTGCAGCTCTTTTTTAGTGAGCTCTATCATATTTGGAAACAAGGGGCCGAAATTATGGTAGTCGAATGCGATGTCGATATCCAACGCATTTATCCCTACAGAGGCAGAACGCCCGAGCTGGTCCAAGGGCGTGGCGGTACCCGTTTTGATGCCCCCATCAAATGGGCCAATGAAGATTATCGCCCCGATGCCTTAATTTATTTTACCGATGGCTTTGCCGCCAAACCCGAAGTCCGCTGCCGGGTCCCATTGCTCTGGATGATTAGCCCCAATGGCTTGGGCACCGAAAATTGGGAGAGCCTGCCCGGCCGAAAAGTTAAAATGCAAAGCAAAGGCGGTTTCTAA
- the msrA gene encoding peptide-methionine (S)-S-oxide reductase MsrA → MEGLAVATLGAGCFWCVEAIFQDLKGVKKVVSGYAGGQLENPTYKAVCAGTTGHAEVVQITFDPEVLSYADLLEVFFFTHNPTTLNRQGNDVGTQYRSAIFYHSEEQKAVAEKVKAEMASEFADPIVTEIVAFDRFYAAEDYHQDYYNLNANKNPYCSAVISPKVNKFRKNYKDKLKEELKK, encoded by the coding sequence ATGGAAGGATTAGCAGTGGCCACCTTAGGCGCGGGTTGTTTTTGGTGTGTAGAGGCCATTTTTCAGGACCTCAAGGGGGTCAAAAAAGTAGTATCTGGCTATGCTGGAGGGCAGCTAGAAAACCCGACCTACAAGGCGGTTTGTGCTGGAACAACTGGTCATGCCGAAGTGGTCCAAATTACCTTTGACCCTGAGGTATTGTCCTATGCCGACCTATTGGAAGTCTTTTTCTTTACGCATAATCCAACGACCCTGAATCGGCAGGGAAATGATGTGGGCACCCAATATCGCTCGGCAATTTTTTATCATTCGGAGGAGCAAAAAGCGGTAGCGGAGAAAGTGAAAGCAGAAATGGCTAGTGAATTTGCGGACCCTATTGTGACGGAAATTGTGGCCTTTGATCGTTTTTATGCGGCCGAGGATTATCATCAGGACTATTATAATTTGAATGCGAATAAGAATCCTTATTGTTCGGCGGTGATTAGTCCGAAGGTGAATAAATTTCGGAAAAACTACAAGGATAAATTGAAAGAGGAATTGAAGAAGTAG